In the genome of Coturnix japonica isolate 7356 chromosome 19, Coturnix japonica 2.1, whole genome shotgun sequence, one region contains:
- the GOSR1 gene encoding Golgi SNAP receptor complex member 1 isoform X2, with protein MAAGSSNYWEDLRKQARQLENELDLKLVSFSKLCTSSRDGRRDSSDTTPLLNGSSQDRMFETMAVEIEQLLGKLTGINDKMAEYTNSAGVPSLNAALMHTLQRHRDILQDYTHEFHKTKANFLAIRERENLLGSVRKDIESYKSGSGVNNRRTELFLKEHEHLRNSDRLIEETISIAMATKENMTSQRGMLKSIHSKMNTLANRFPAVNSLIQRINLRKRRDSFILGSIIGICTILLLLFAFH; from the exons ATGGCGGCGGGGAGCAGCAACTACTGGGAAG ATCTCAGGAAGCAGGCGAGGCAGCTGGAGAACGAGCTGGACCTGAAGCTGGTTTCCTTCAGCAAGCTCTGCACCAGCAGCCGGGACGGGCGGCGCGACAG CTCTGACACCACTCCTCTCTTAAATGGATCGAGCCAGGACAGAATGTTTGAGACGATGGCTGTGGAGATTGAGCAGCTTCTAGGAAAG CTTACTGGAATAAATGACAAAATGGCAGAATATACAAATAGTGCAGGAGTTCCATCCCTGAATGCTGCACTGATGCACACATTACAGCGTCATAGAGACATCTTGCAG GATTATACTCACGAATTCCACAAAACCAAAGCGAACTTCTTGGCAATAAGAGAAAGGGAGAATCTGCTGGGATCAGTACGAAAAGATATTGA GTCATATAAAAGTGGGTCTGGTGTGAAtaacagaagaacagaactaTTCCTGAAGGAACACGAGCACCTTCGGAA CTCAGATCGACTGATAGAAGAAACAATAAG catTGCCATGGCAACGAAAGAAAATATGACTTCGCAGAGAGGGATGTTGAAGTCGATACATAGCAAGATGAATACCTTGGCTA ATCGGTTCCCAGCAGTGAACAGCCTGATTCAGAGGATCAACCTCCGGAAACGAAGGGATTCATTCATCTTGGGCAGCATCATTGGCATCTGTACCATCCTactgctgctctttgccttCCATTGA
- the GOSR1 gene encoding Golgi SNAP receptor complex member 1 isoform X1, translating to MAAGSSNYWEDLRKQARQLENELDLKLVSFSKLCTSSRDGRRDRYSSDTTPLLNGSSQDRMFETMAVEIEQLLGKLTGINDKMAEYTNSAGVPSLNAALMHTLQRHRDILQDYTHEFHKTKANFLAIRERENLLGSVRKDIESYKSGSGVNNRRTELFLKEHEHLRNSDRLIEETISIAMATKENMTSQRGMLKSIHSKMNTLANRFPAVNSLIQRINLRKRRDSFILGSIIGICTILLLLFAFH from the exons ATGGCGGCGGGGAGCAGCAACTACTGGGAAG ATCTCAGGAAGCAGGCGAGGCAGCTGGAGAACGAGCTGGACCTGAAGCTGGTTTCCTTCAGCAAGCTCTGCACCAGCAGCCGGGACGGGCGGCGCGACAGGTATAG CTCTGACACCACTCCTCTCTTAAATGGATCGAGCCAGGACAGAATGTTTGAGACGATGGCTGTGGAGATTGAGCAGCTTCTAGGAAAG CTTACTGGAATAAATGACAAAATGGCAGAATATACAAATAGTGCAGGAGTTCCATCCCTGAATGCTGCACTGATGCACACATTACAGCGTCATAGAGACATCTTGCAG GATTATACTCACGAATTCCACAAAACCAAAGCGAACTTCTTGGCAATAAGAGAAAGGGAGAATCTGCTGGGATCAGTACGAAAAGATATTGA GTCATATAAAAGTGGGTCTGGTGTGAAtaacagaagaacagaactaTTCCTGAAGGAACACGAGCACCTTCGGAA CTCAGATCGACTGATAGAAGAAACAATAAG catTGCCATGGCAACGAAAGAAAATATGACTTCGCAGAGAGGGATGTTGAAGTCGATACATAGCAAGATGAATACCTTGGCTA ATCGGTTCCCAGCAGTGAACAGCCTGATTCAGAGGATCAACCTCCGGAAACGAAGGGATTCATTCATCTTGGGCAGCATCATTGGCATCTGTACCATCCTactgctgctctttgccttCCATTGA
- the TRARG1 gene encoding trafficking regulator of GLUT4 1, which produces MASGDAPPAGSGSGSGSGTVLPSRLQETEKLLAATEGREGLRGSKSFTAALAGEAERNGHGLSYKSVSVGHLEAAPLSPSRLSLGRASSTATSTAAPDQGRPRDYLVLAIFSCFCPVWPINVVALVFSIMSRNSGQQGDVDGARRLGRMARLLSIVSIVLGTIIIVLYISLSVRVS; this is translated from the exons ATGGCGAGCGGCGACGCCCCGCCCGCGGGCTCGGGCTCCGGCTCGGGCTCGGGCACGGTGCTGCCCAGCCGCCTCCAGGAGACAGAGAAGCTGCTGGCGGCCACCGAGGGCCGGGAGGGCCTCCGGGGCTCCAAGTCCTTCACTGCCGCGTTGGCCGGCGAGGCGGAGCGCAACGGGCACGGGCTGTCCTACAAGTCGGTGTCGGTCGGGCACCTGGAGGCGGCCCCGCTGTCGCCGTCCCGGCTCAGCCTGGGCAGAGCCTCCTCCACCGCCACCAGCACGGCGGCTCCCGACCAGGGCCGCCCTCGGGACTACCTGGTGCTCGCCATCTTCTCCTGCTTCTGCCCCGTTTGGCCCATCAACGTGGTGGCCCTCGTCTTCTCCATCATG TCACGGAACAGCGGGCAGCAGGGGGATGTGGATGGAGCCCGGCGCCTGGGCCGCATGGCCCGCCTGCTCAGCATCGTGTCCATCGTGCTGGGGACCATCATCATCGTGCTCTACATCTCGCTCAGCGTCCGAG tttcCTAG